Part of the Primulina huaijiensis isolate GDHJ02 chromosome 15, ASM1229523v2, whole genome shotgun sequence genome is shown below.
ACGAAAAAGTGGTTAATAACGTTGCCTCGTCGTATGGTgcaaagtatatatatatattcggcCGAAAGTATTTAagaaatgaaacaaaaaaaattctctagtatattttaaaaaaaacgaataATGATCGTTTCAACCACAGTTTCAGGACGagtaatttgtaattttttttaatgacacGAGAATCTACATTTATTGTTTTTTGATGTATAAAGTGTAAATTTACAAGTTATactaatcaaataaatcatattagaCAAATTTTTAAGATATACTAAccaaaataatattgataataaaaatcGAATTCTTAATCATTCAATCAAGAATGAGATGCTGTACGAACTTGTAGACCTCTTGCACGTACCCTTTACGCATGTTATTACATTAAACGAGGTTGGCAGAAAAATCGCCGAACCGGctaaaataatgttaaaattatattttttctggATCACAACATAGTAAACGAGGATGAAGAATGAATTCACATCTCGAAAAGAAATCATTCGCATGAAACATAAAATCTCCTATATATGGGATCTTTTCTttgtaattataatattaagtaCATATCACAATACGATTAACAGCAGCTCATCGGAGGAAGATCGGTGTTCGTTCCGTAATTAGCCGGCGCCGGTTTCCTGAAAGCCATGCTGCCGAAGAAGAAAAACCCCACAAAATGTCCGGCGATAGCCACGAGAAACACGCCGGCGTTGAAAGACATGACGGCGAGCATAACAAGATAAGCCAGACCAACCCTCAACGCATACATGAGAGACTGCAGCAGCCCCGCCACCGCGCCGTGGCGGGAGGCTTCGGGGAGGATGTTGCAATGGGACAGCCACTCCACAAACATGGCAAAGAAAAAGACCACAGCCAGTGCGAGGAAGTACATACCGAGACGATCGTAGCCCGGCCATCCGTGGAATAGAATCTCTGCGTTTCTGCCCCAGAAGAAGGTCATGTGCATCATCATGTGGCGGTGGCCCATCATCGTCATGGTGCTGTTGGGTGGCTGAGGCATATGTCCGCCGCCGTTCATCTCCGCTGATCGATGGTATTTTTGATGGGATAGAGAAATGGTAGGGAAAGGCGTTTGAGTTCGTTGGGATCATTCAATGGGCGTGATCGTACAGTGCAGTAAATCTTGGGAAGTACATCATATCTTTTTCAACAATTTAACTAAGAGTTATATTGATTTTCTTTCTAAAAATACATTGTATTGATTTTATTTCTATATTTTCGCTGGATATGATAATTTCAAGGGAGAACAACTATTTCGGTAGATTTTACtgtcatattttttatttttaatttaatcatgcaaatttataattttagatACTAATTTacactattttaaattttgattttttttcattataatattgatGTGATTGTTAGAATAATTCAATTATCATAAGTTTTTGTTATTGACAAAATTACAACATCAAGTTGTTTTAGAATCTAACCGTTATCTTTTATATTTACAGGCTTTTCGATTGCTGGATCAAGTTAGATCGCTTAAGAATTACTATTAACTCAAGTTGCGGAGATCATTTGTCCTCTAGACAGACCAAATCAGAAACTAAGTACACAAGTATAATAGTAAATCTCTAATTACGGTTAATTATCAATCCCAACAAAATTTACGATGGACaatagttttaaaatactttaaaatagaCCTCGAGTCCAGAAAAATTTCGACACGATTTACTCATAAATAGCACATGTCAGAAAAATCAAACAAtagtttatataaaatatactcGAACTAgaatcatttaaaacataaatcgCTGTCAAAAAACCTATAGTTGCATGACCATAACTAAACGTAATTTAAAGTCACACACAGAGctcacaaacacacacacgaTAATACAATCCAAATAGCTCCAAGTACTCACAAATAATAATACAGCTACATCTATCCGAGACATAAACtctgacataaaaaatattgaaaagacTCCCAACTCTGACAAGACCAAATATATCCAACTTCAACCACGAGCTCCACGGATTCTCTGTCTGGTGCTGCAAAATTAATCCAGTGACCTACCATGGTTCCCTACAGCCACCACAACAATCCCCCAGTAAAAACTAGGGTTAGAATTCTGATATGAAACAATTAAACAACAACtataaacataaatcatgaataaacatatatataaaatgatatatgcaatgcatgtattaGAGCTCAATAACCACGGGATAATTGAAGATAAATAAACGGTACGATATCAACAATAATGTTGCTCCAGAAACAACACAAAGGAGCTACATATGCTGCTAAACTGCACTGTCCAATATGTGAGATATGTCGTGTTGTGTTAAAAAAATACCCATGATTCGACCTTCAACGGTACAACATGAATGGCAACGAAATAGAGATGGCTGACACAATCCCAGCTCTCATCCTAAAAGGCTGCACTTATAACGAGATTTCTCAATCGTATCTATAGTCTTAAGTGTATCAAATAAAAGTCTATCATCTACACCATGATCACGAGATAAATAACAGATGTCGAATGACAACAAACAACAAAATACGGTTAACAAGAACAATATTACTTAAAATGTATGTCATAATATCATGACATATGCTAAATACCACAAAATATGTCAAATAAACAAACATATAAAGAACAAGGCATTTAACATTTCATATCAATCCAAAAATCACATAAACAACTAtaacaacacataaatatgcttAACACGTAATTTATGTGTTATCATCATATGTTATTGAACTGTAAAATTTATATACCctcaatgaaaatgaaataatcAACTGGAACTTCCAAATTTATCACTTCGACCTACAATGATTAAGATATACCAATAAGCCGCATAAATCCACTAAATATcaacaaaaactaaaataatcCAACTATTAATCCAAAATCACCAAATTCGAATAATTTCTCCAGAAACTCAACTTGGCTAATTATtaactaaaactaaaataatcCAACTATTAATCCAAAATCACCAAAGTCGAATCATTTTATCCAAAAACTCAACTTGGCTAATTATTAACTAAAACTTCGTCTCAAAActccaaaaattctcaaaactccaaaaattcaaaaagttCCATAGTATTTCCAAAATTCGCAATGTTCGACTTTCCAATCTTTTTCTTAACACTAAATTAATCCTAAAAGTAATGAAATATCGAGTATTcccaaaaatattatacaattaAATTCGACATAATTTATAGATTCATCGAATCTAAGGTTTCCAATCGTCGAACCTACTACAAATACCACTGTTGATAACAGTACAATAAAATCGAtgaaaatgaattaaatcgaattGGAAAAAAAACTCGAATTTGGTTAGCCTTTAAATCTGAACTAGATGCTGGAATTGAGATTCAATTACCGCAAGAGTCGAAGCTAGAACAAGATGAAACTCGAGCTTAAAAGTCCTAAAATCTCGAAGTTTAGCTGAAAATGCACACTGATCACGCAGCCAAATCTCATTGGAAAATCGAACTAACAGCTGGAATCGAGCTCGAAAAATGAAGAAGATCAAAGCTAAAATACGCCGGAACTGAAATAGTAGTAGTACACAGATGAAAGACCACATTCACGACTAGAAAAGCTCAATTCTTGGTTTGAAACGAACGAAAATATTTTGTCTTGGATCAACTAATAATCTAATCTTCAATAATTGACCATAAATCAGTCAAAATTGAAGCAAACTCACATGAAGAAACGAAAGAGAGCAGCGCTCAGATTCTACTGAAATAGGGCAGCAAAGATGGGTTTCAATCTCGTGACTCAAGCCATCAAAAATCTTTATTCTTAGCTTGAATTGAAGCTTAAGATGTGTGGAAAAACACCCTTCAAGAATTTTGATATATCGACATTGCTATAGTGGTTGCGAAATTGAGGGGAATGGGGATGATGGATTTGGGTTTTCtaatgttttttcttatttttaaaattttaaaaactaaatgatgttaaaaaatatgaattgtattatttgaatgttaaaaataagaatgttgaatgttgaatgttgaaaataagagttgtaaatatttaaaatagtgcgtgatgatgtatgtaatgatgtatttatttttgaattatttcaaaagaaattctataaataggtctctcaatgTGTGAAGAAAACACAATCGAGTagagagaaaaatttataaagtgtgtactttggtaaattttgagagtttgagatttttactttttaccgtaaatttttacttttaacacgttatcagcacgacaCTCGAAGGTTCGATTCTCCATATTATTCCAAACTccaaaacacaataaaaatgtaacaatattaaaaaataagagTATTTactttactgtttatttatttttattttatgtatatttaatgtataatatcatgttattatataaaaagagtaTATGACACTTCATTATAATAACGTGGTGTGATTACActgcttatataattttattgtgttactgtttaattattgtatatatatatatattaataatatcatgttattatataaaaagagtaTATGACACttcattataataacgtgatgtgattatttcattatttatatatttttattgtgttatataataattttatatatttgtataatgttacaatattatataaaaagagtcTCTGACTCCTCATTATGATATTGTGatttgatatacataattatttaaacatgattaacattatatacatcatattattaccaaAATTTAcacatacatacatttatttttaatattttgtaaccGTCATAAACGGTTAGTTCTTACCCTATAAATATGacttcacaaacacattcaatcactccaacttacTCTTCCTCccctaaaaattttcttcatcaaaattttcgaagaagaagaagatggctCTTTCATGGtcattttgtataattattatgGTTATTATACTCATTAGTCTTGTATTTTTCGGAGAATATCCGCCACgcgttttttctttatttttaagcatgcatgtaattataatttatccgtTACTTTGTATTGtcattttaagaaatttataacttaactaataaaatgcattgttatttttataatacCACCATTTCAAACTTGGCAAATCTCGAATTTGTTGCGCTCGACATTACAGGAAAAGATTATAtaccatggactcttgatgtagaaatgcatcttgagtcattaggtctaagcgagactattaaaaaaatggtgtatcttcatcacaagaaaaagcaaaagctataatatttctgtgtcgacatcttgatgaaggtttgaaatatGAATACCTCATCggaaaagatctcatggctctatggagaggattaaaagaaagatttgaacatataagggaagttataattccgaccgcccgtgatgaatggaatatgttgagattccaagattttaagaaagtaagtgattacaattcggtgATGTATCGATTAAtatcgcaattaaaattttgtgaacatgaggttacggaatcggaaatgcttgaaaaaacatttttcacttttcacgcatcaaatataactctacagcaacaatatagaatgcgtggatttgcgagatattctgaacttattgcctatcttcttgtggcggaaaataACAACGAgctgttaatgagaaatcatcagtcccgacccactggatcaacagcatttccagaagtaaatgttgtaagtaaatatgaatttaaacttggaaaccaaaatcaaattcaaagacaaggttctggtcgaggtcgaggacgtggacgtggaaatggtcgcggccgtggttttgaaaacaatagagatagttatttgATAACTCATCTCcaaagggcgtcacgaaccacccactgaaaaggtatcatgagaatatgagtgtaaatcaaaatcattcaaaaagatttgaaagttcttgttttagatgcggcactcctggacattggtctcgtatttgtcgagcccccgagaacctttgcaagctctataaagaatcgataaaggagaaagaaaaagagaccaacttcactaaACACAGTAGCCGtatgagtgattcaactcattttaaTGCTGTAGATTTTCTGAACGATTTCtttggaaatgatcaatatgctggtggaatagaaatgaaaaatattgatgctacagattttctcaaagatttctctgaaatgaacaatatattggtggaatgtaaatgtaaaataatttattttttatgtactcatatgataatgttttattgtataattatgatatgcattatatttttcaataaattacatatgtattgtcggtaatttttttcattgcatatttttttgaagttcaaatatggaaacttC
Proteins encoded:
- the LOC140960317 gene encoding copper transporter 6-like produces the protein MNGGGHMPQPPNSTMTMMGHRHMMMHMTFFWGRNAEILFHGWPGYDRLGMYFLALAVVFFFAMFVEWLSHCNILPEASRHGAVAGLLQSLMYALRVGLAYLVMLAVMSFNAGVFLVAIAGHFVGFFFFGSMAFRKPAPANYGTNTDLPPMSCC